A window of Pirellula sp. SH-Sr6A contains these coding sequences:
- a CDS encoding RidA family protein, whose translation MSDVELKLKSLGLEMPPAPKPVGLYKPMLIVGNLAYVSGHGPLRSDKTLITGRLGADMSIEEGQAAARQTGLAMLATLKAGLGSLDRVSRVIKLLGLVRCTDEFEQSPAVINGCSQLFVDLWGDDHGIGVRSALGTNALPGSIAVEIEAIFEIRP comes from the coding sequence ATGTCTGATGTGGAACTCAAGCTTAAATCGCTGGGGTTGGAGATGCCCCCAGCCCCGAAGCCGGTGGGCTTGTACAAGCCGATGTTGATCGTGGGCAATTTGGCTTACGTCTCAGGACACGGTCCTCTTCGCAGCGATAAAACGCTCATCACGGGCCGGCTTGGCGCGGATATGTCGATCGAGGAGGGGCAGGCGGCGGCTCGGCAGACCGGGCTCGCGATGCTCGCGACCCTCAAGGCTGGACTGGGAAGTCTGGACCGCGTTTCCAGGGTGATCAAGCTATTGGGACTGGTTCGTTGCACCGACGAGTTCGAGCAATCGCCAGCGGTCATCAACGGTTGCAGCCAGCTTTTTGTCGACCTTTGGGGCGACGATCATGGTATCGGCGTCCGAAGTGCCCTAGGGACAAACGCGCTCCCGGGAAGTATCGCCGTGGAAATCGAAGCGATTTTCGAGATCCGCCCCTGA
- the rsmA gene encoding 16S rRNA (adenine(1518)-N(6)/adenine(1519)-N(6))-dimethyltransferase RsmA yields the protein MSERQTYTYLSRTFEAAGMQPKTKYGQNFLIDLNILDILARGADLQRTDVILEVGTGMGSLTKRIAPHVGHMITIEIDRELQVLAARELEENTNVTMLTFDALRNKNHLRDEVMETVREKLALFPGARFKLVANLPYNVATPIISNLLSVDPLPERMVVTIQKELAERIVSPPSCKDYSALTIWMQSQCDCEILRNLPPTVFWPRPRVDSSILRIIPNAAKRERIVDLDYFHKTLRALFFHRRKFLRSQLATATQDHLSKPQVDEILAKLQFSESLRAEQLSVEQIIDLLEESRRLTPPPQAD from the coding sequence ATGTCAGAACGTCAAACCTATACCTACCTAAGCCGCACGTTTGAGGCGGCTGGAATGCAGCCCAAAACCAAATATGGGCAGAACTTCCTCATCGATCTCAATATCTTGGACATCCTCGCGCGCGGTGCGGATCTGCAGCGCACCGATGTGATCTTGGAAGTCGGAACGGGCATGGGATCGCTGACCAAGCGAATCGCTCCCCACGTCGGTCATATGATCACCATCGAGATCGACCGCGAATTGCAGGTCCTCGCGGCGCGAGAACTGGAGGAGAACACGAATGTGACGATGCTCACCTTCGATGCCCTTCGGAATAAGAACCATCTTCGAGACGAAGTCATGGAGACGGTTCGCGAAAAGCTCGCCCTCTTCCCCGGAGCGAGGTTCAAACTCGTAGCGAATTTGCCTTACAATGTCGCGACCCCCATCATTAGCAATCTCCTTTCGGTAGATCCCTTGCCGGAACGAATGGTCGTCACGATCCAAAAGGAACTTGCCGAACGAATCGTATCTCCCCCCAGTTGCAAGGACTACAGTGCCTTGACCATCTGGATGCAATCGCAGTGTGATTGCGAGATCTTGCGAAATCTCCCTCCAACGGTCTTTTGGCCGCGTCCCCGAGTCGATTCGTCCATTCTCCGAATCATCCCCAATGCTGCCAAACGGGAGCGGATCGTCGATTTGGATTACTTCCACAAAACGCTGCGCGCATTGTTTTTCCATCGACGGAAATTCCTGCGGTCTCAATTGGCAACCGCGACCCAAGATCATTTGAGCAAACCCCAAGTTGACGAAATATTGGCCAAGCTCCAATTCTCCGAGAGTTTGCGAGCGGAGCAGCTTTCTGTGGAGCAGATCATCGATCTGCTCGAGGAATCCCGGCGGCTTACTCCTCCTCCCCAAGCGGACTGA
- a CDS encoding riboflavin synthase encodes MFTGLVEGTATIVSADRDGPGMRLKLELGELAEGVKLGDSISVAGCCLTVVEIETTRCTFELGSETLSKTTFSTRVPGDRLNVERSLRVGDRMGGHFVTGHIDGLGRLVRRREEGEWSHFHFEAPLGLLRQMVDKGSITIDGVSLTVVQADDREFSIALIPHTLEVTTLGTIQPGQSVHLETDILAKYIQRAIAPRHT; translated from the coding sequence ATGTTCACGGGATTGGTTGAAGGAACCGCAACAATCGTTTCGGCAGACCGAGACGGCCCCGGAATGCGTCTCAAGTTGGAGCTGGGTGAGCTCGCCGAAGGTGTCAAGCTTGGTGACAGTATTTCCGTAGCGGGTTGTTGCCTCACGGTCGTTGAAATCGAAACAACGCGATGCACCTTTGAGCTCGGGTCGGAAACCCTTTCGAAGACGACCTTCAGCACGCGGGTACCAGGGGATCGGTTGAACGTGGAGCGGTCGCTTCGAGTGGGTGATCGCATGGGGGGGCACTTTGTCACCGGACATATCGACGGCCTCGGCAGGCTTGTCCGCAGGCGAGAGGAAGGGGAATGGTCTCACTTCCATTTCGAAGCCCCCTTGGGCTTGCTGCGTCAAATGGTCGACAAAGGTTCCATCACGATCGATGGAGTGAGTCTGACCGTCGTGCAAGCCGATGATAGGGAGTTTTCCATCGCGCTGATTCCGCATACCCTCGAGGTCACGACACTGGGAACGATCCAGCCCGGGCAATCGGTCCATTTGGAGACGGACATCCTCGCGAAATACATCCAACGGGCGATCGCCCCACGTCACACTTAG
- the purB gene encoding adenylosuccinate lyase yields the protein MQLQNLTAISPIDGRYRNQLASIDDASNAPKLDHYFSEFALIRYRVWVEIEYLVLLSEEGFLALSAEQIAALRKIYAGFDVSDAEQVKNHEKVTNHDVKAVEYFIKDKMDAMGLGDQREWVHFGLTSQDVNNTAVPLSWKHALERELYPRLDELIEKLRRLAMEWEPVSMLARTHGQPASPTRLGKEVMVFVERLEHQLRLLQQIPCSAKFGGATGNFNAHHVAYPSTDWIAFGNKFVEERLELRRQQFTTQIEHYDDLAAQMDGIKRIGTILIDLCRDIWTYVSMDYFKQKIKAGEVGSSAMPHKVNPIDFENAEGNLGIANAIWEHLASKLPISRLQRDLTDSTVLRNIGVPFAHFTLSLRSIDRGLGKLVLNEEKIRADLDANWIVIAEAIQTILRREKIANPYEALKALTRGAARVNQDTFSQYIDSLEVSEEVKQELRAVTPFGYTGVHPPMAR from the coding sequence ATGCAACTTCAAAACCTCACCGCTATCTCTCCCATCGACGGACGTTATCGCAATCAACTGGCCTCGATCGATGACGCCTCGAATGCACCCAAGCTCGACCATTACTTCTCCGAGTTTGCTCTGATTCGGTATCGCGTTTGGGTCGAAATCGAATATTTGGTTCTTCTCTCCGAGGAAGGTTTCTTGGCATTGAGTGCGGAACAAATCGCTGCACTTAGAAAGATCTACGCCGGGTTTGATGTTTCGGACGCGGAGCAGGTCAAGAATCATGAAAAGGTGACCAATCATGATGTGAAGGCGGTCGAGTACTTCATCAAAGATAAAATGGACGCCATGGGGCTCGGCGATCAGCGGGAATGGGTCCACTTCGGACTGACATCCCAGGACGTGAACAATACTGCGGTTCCCCTGTCGTGGAAGCATGCACTTGAGCGAGAGCTGTATCCCAGACTGGATGAATTGATTGAGAAACTGCGTCGGCTAGCGATGGAATGGGAGCCTGTCTCCATGCTGGCGAGAACGCACGGCCAACCCGCATCCCCCACACGGCTGGGAAAGGAAGTGATGGTGTTTGTCGAGCGACTGGAGCATCAACTCCGACTGCTCCAGCAAATTCCTTGCTCGGCCAAGTTTGGCGGCGCGACGGGGAACTTCAATGCGCATCATGTTGCGTATCCGAGCACCGACTGGATCGCCTTCGGCAATAAGTTCGTCGAGGAGCGGTTGGAGCTGCGAAGACAGCAGTTCACAACGCAAATCGAACATTACGATGACTTGGCCGCCCAGATGGATGGGATCAAACGCATCGGAACCATCCTGATCGACTTGTGCCGAGATATTTGGACTTATGTTTCGATGGACTACTTCAAGCAGAAAATCAAAGCCGGCGAAGTAGGCTCCAGCGCGATGCCCCACAAAGTGAACCCCATCGACTTTGAAAACGCCGAAGGGAATTTAGGAATTGCGAATGCCATCTGGGAACATCTCGCGAGCAAACTACCCATCTCCCGGCTTCAACGCGACTTAACCGACTCGACCGTGTTGCGGAATATCGGAGTTCCTTTTGCCCATTTCACGCTGTCCCTTCGTTCTATCGATCGGGGATTGGGCAAACTGGTCCTGAACGAGGAAAAGATTCGGGCAGATCTAGACGCGAACTGGATCGTGATCGCCGAAGCGATTCAGACCATTCTGCGTCGCGAGAAGATTGCAAATCCTTATGAAGCACTCAAAGCGTTGACCCGAGGTGCGGCGAGGGTGAACCAGGACACGTTCTCGCAGTACATCGACTCGCTTGAGGTCAGCGAGGAGGTCAAGCAAGAATTGAGAGCGGTGACTCCGTTTGGGTACACAGGGGTGCACCCCCCGATGGCGCGTTAG
- a CDS encoding PQQ-binding-like beta-propeller repeat protein — translation MERRAWLKSVAAGASIATTPRLLFAERLDWPTWRGPSRNGVVEGAWPDSLDEKSLVPLWSRPLGDSYSGPIASGDLVFTTESKAGRESVYALSVMDGEVRWQVEWKGTLNVPFFAARNGNWIRATPATDGKTLFVGGIRDVLVALDTATGEEKWRVDFAERFGKVPDFGMVCSPIVDGAHLYIQAGKGLHKLRCDDGTILWSSLQDAGDMMTSGAFSSPIIGELHGVRQLLVQTRTFLAGVNLESGEPYWKYEVAAFRGMNILTPTLWKNALFTSSYGGRSLLIDIEENRSPKIRWENKIEGYMSSPVVLGNYLYMHLRNKRFACLDLSTGKEAWISKPFGEYWSLVTNGDRILALDQDGTLRLIQHNPLELQVLSERALTTNEEEAWAHVGLLQGKVMVRSQKGMTVYSWS, via the coding sequence ATGGAACGCCGTGCATGGTTAAAGTCTGTGGCCGCAGGGGCCTCAATCGCGACAACGCCCCGCTTGCTCTTTGCTGAGCGATTGGACTGGCCCACTTGGCGAGGTCCCAGCAGAAACGGCGTTGTCGAAGGAGCTTGGCCAGATTCGCTGGATGAAAAGAGCTTGGTCCCGCTTTGGAGCCGTCCGCTGGGTGATAGCTATTCAGGTCCGATTGCGTCGGGCGACTTGGTCTTTACCACGGAGAGCAAGGCGGGGAGAGAATCGGTCTATGCGCTCTCGGTCATGGATGGTGAAGTCCGCTGGCAAGTTGAATGGAAAGGAACATTGAATGTTCCTTTTTTCGCTGCCCGAAACGGCAATTGGATTCGCGCCACTCCCGCCACGGATGGGAAAACCCTTTTCGTAGGCGGGATTCGCGATGTTTTGGTCGCTCTCGATACGGCGACGGGCGAGGAAAAGTGGCGAGTCGACTTCGCAGAGCGATTTGGCAAAGTACCTGACTTTGGCATGGTTTGCTCCCCGATTGTGGACGGGGCTCACCTCTATATCCAGGCCGGCAAAGGCCTGCACAAACTCCGGTGCGACGACGGCACCATCCTCTGGTCCTCTCTTCAAGATGCAGGGGATATGATGACCAGCGGAGCATTTTCGTCCCCGATCATTGGCGAATTGCACGGTGTACGCCAATTGCTCGTGCAGACTCGAACGTTCCTCGCGGGTGTGAATCTGGAGTCCGGGGAGCCCTACTGGAAATACGAAGTGGCCGCTTTTCGCGGAATGAACATTCTTACCCCCACTCTCTGGAAGAACGCTCTCTTTACCAGCAGTTACGGCGGTCGCTCGCTTTTGATCGACATCGAAGAAAACCGTTCTCCGAAGATTCGGTGGGAGAATAAAATTGAAGGCTACATGTCTTCGCCCGTGGTCCTCGGCAACTATCTCTACATGCACCTGAGAAACAAACGGTTTGCTTGCCTCGATTTATCCACAGGCAAGGAAGCTTGGATTTCCAAACCCTTTGGGGAGTATTGGAGTTTGGTCACCAACGGGGATCGGATTCTCGCGCTCGACCAAGACGGAACGCTCCGATTGATTCAGCACAATCCATTGGAACTTCAAGTTCTTTCGGAACGAGCCTTAACCACCAACGAGGAAGAAGCTTGGGCTCACGTCGGTCTTCTCCAAGGAAAAGTGATGGTTCGGTCTCAAAAGGGAATGACCGTGTACAGCTGGTCCTAA
- a CDS encoding polyphosphate polymerase domain-containing protein — protein sequence MDPNPTTECGECYALPAAANYLSPGLAHGGHDGKRAIELKFLLPWDLANRLRERARNELQTDPFADRKTGRYKVCSLYLDTVAFDIFHRTSVTDGNKFRFRRYNEDQELFLERKRRQKGVVTKHRDLIPLDALDQSSTLSSPIWDEAQSFGLVPSCAVEYEREAYISEQTEPPFRVTIDNRLGTHRFHRADWLELSAFLHRNRTEGELPSTDCIQPMVPGYSVVEFKFTDALPVHLKRWVEDFQIAPVKFSKYRTALSDPNEWVQTRDGAVA from the coding sequence ATGGATCCCAACCCGACAACGGAATGCGGGGAGTGTTACGCGCTCCCTGCGGCTGCAAACTACCTGTCGCCAGGGTTGGCACACGGGGGGCACGACGGAAAGCGGGCGATTGAACTCAAGTTTTTATTGCCTTGGGATTTAGCCAATCGACTTCGCGAGCGTGCGCGCAACGAACTGCAAACCGATCCGTTCGCTGATCGAAAAACAGGGCGATACAAAGTCTGCAGTCTCTATTTGGATACCGTCGCGTTCGACATTTTTCATCGCACCTCGGTAACCGACGGCAACAAGTTTCGATTCCGGCGTTACAACGAGGATCAGGAGCTGTTTCTCGAGCGTAAACGCCGCCAGAAAGGTGTCGTCACGAAACATCGGGATCTCATTCCGCTCGATGCTTTGGATCAATCTTCGACCCTATCGTCCCCGATTTGGGATGAGGCTCAATCCTTTGGCTTGGTCCCGAGCTGCGCGGTGGAGTACGAGCGTGAAGCATACATTAGTGAACAAACGGAGCCGCCTTTCCGAGTTACGATCGACAATCGTCTCGGGACGCATCGATTCCATCGAGCAGATTGGTTGGAATTGTCGGCGTTTCTCCATAGAAACCGAACGGAGGGAGAATTGCCTAGCACGGATTGCATTCAGCCAATGGTACCTGGGTATTCGGTGGTGGAATTCAAGTTCACCGATGCGTTGCCCGTTCACCTGAAACGGTGGGTGGAAGACTTTCAAATCGCACCCGTGAAATTCTCGAAGTACCGAACGGCGTTAAGCGACCCCAACGAATGGGTTCAAACAAGAGACGGAGCAGTGGCATGA